The sequence ctaaggtgccacaagtactcctgttctttttgcggatacagactaacacggctgctactctgaaacgttcccaggaagactcagagcctgcaggaagggtcagaacagggataggaaaaccagtagggtggacactaagacccagtggtgccccaaattttcaggtgctttACCCAGCTGCCTATGCCTGAGGATGACCCCGGGCGCCCCAACCACTTGCCGCCCTAGGCCACTGCCTAGCTCGCccagtggttgcaccggccctggctgtgaAGCCAGGCTAACAGGTACCTCCATGAGTTCTGGGGAGAGGTGGTGAGAGCCCCATAACTTGGCCATTTAACCTGGACAGGACACACTGCAGGGAATAgaatgtagggaacaatcctgcctcCTGCACTGCCATGGCTAGCTATGTTCCACTGAAACAAACCAGAGtcagagtttcagagtagcagccgtgttagtctgtatccgcaaaaagaagaacaggaggacttgtggcaccttagagactaacaaatttattagagcataagctttcgtggactacagcccacttcttcggatgcatccgaagaagtgggctgtagtccacgaaagcttatgctctaataaatttgttagtctctaaggtgccacaagtcctcctgttcttctttttgcagagtcagagtgaaactgaccaggCTGAGGGCCAGGGGCCAAGCCAGCAGACCtcacagctcctcctcctcctcctctgacagACACTGCGGTGAAGTCagacacctcctcccccagggagcCCATCGACCTCAATGGCAACGACCTGGCGGAGATCAACCTGCACTCGGTGGAGTCCATCAGTGACCTGTACTGGGTGTCTGGTGGCCACAAGGCTGCGGAGGGTGAGGACTATtccccccaggggctgcctgtgctgcaggccagctgggctggggcagcagggactgaaccTCTGATGTCTGGATCTCTCTACCCTGAGCTAAAGAGTCCAGGTCGGCTAGCCAGGGCCATAGCAGGCTCATCAGCTGCTGTATggcccagccaccactagagggcgGCAGCAGGGCACTACACAGACCACAGCATCACGGTCACTTTAGGAGCATGGTGATGGCTGAGGTGGGGGCGAGTCTGGGGCTGAAACAAAGAGGCTCTcagcactgggggggcaggggagagattgGCTCTGAGGCTCATGGTTGTTGGGGGGTGTCAGCCTGGGTAATTAATGccaagtctcccccccccccccagtgatagGGCAAGTACGGGATAGCCCTGGGGTGGCGGAGAAGGAAAGGAGCTGTCACGGGGTGGGGGTTTGCCCAGATCAGGCTGGTTCCTCCCTCAGGACACCTGCCGCCCGACTGATTCTGTTGCCAGCCTGGGATTGCTTAGGCAGGGGTCGAGCAGCGCTATGCCCTTATGGGCACAGGCCTGGGAGTGGCACTGGGACAGTCCGCACTGGCATGGCCCTGCAGTAGGTCCATTGCATGGCATGGGCCTGGCACTGCAGCAGGGAAGCTCATCACCCGCCCTCATGCAGATGCTTCTCAGTAGGGCTGCTGGGCAGTAAGGGGGCAGCGGGAGCATTAGGGGCTGGTGTCTCACTCTTTTCTAACCTCTCCCTCCAGGGAACAGCCCGTCTCAGTCCACCACCCCACAGACCCCTCAGGCCCACTCCACCAAGCGTCGTGTGGCTGGATCAGCCCTCCTGCCGACATTGCGAGCCGTCCGCAccacccccatctgcccctgCTTCCGCCCTGCCTGCTGCCGCACAGCCCTCTTCGCCCTCCTCGGGGCCCTGGTGCTGGCCAGCCTTGCCCTCGCCACGCTGGCCGTGTACCTGAGCGGTACGTGGGACCATTTCCTTCAGCACTCGCCACACTGACCCCACCCCACTGGGCTGGGGGCACCTGCTGGGCAAATGGGACCTGGCAGGGGTGGCCCATGTAGAATCAGAGCACTTGGGTGGGGATCCTCCTGGGTTCAAGGGCAGACTCCCTGAGCATCACCCCATTTTCTAGCTGAGCTCCCAGGCTGTCCACAGGGGGGCACTGCGGCACAACAGAGGGGGCTCTTGGGCTCAGATGGAGCTCAGGGCTGAAGCAGTAGTAGGTGCTGCTGGGTGGGCCTGCCCCCTCGTGGCTTGGTTTGGCTAGAGTCGGTCCCTCTACTGCAGGTTATGAGTTCTAAGCCCATGGTGACCATGGCTATAGGCAAGAAGGACCAGGATGGGGTTTGGGGCCAGGAGCACCACCCACAGggttttctctctcccctgcagtgctgcagAGTGAGTCGCTGCGGGTCCTGTCCCAGTGGCTGGAGGCCCAGGAGGAGTCTGTGCGGCAGATGAGGGCCACAAGCCTGCAGCTATGGAAGCGGTTGAATATCAGTGAGGCCGGGGACCAGATGTGAGCCACCCTGCCCGACCTGCTGCTTTCTCTGATGGGgcactgcctcctgcaccccaggacAAGGAGACAGCACCCCCTCTCTGCAGGGAACATGGACTGACCAGAGACCAGGCTCTCTGGGGCCAGGCCGAGCACTCCTGGCCTTGGGGGGCCTGTGCTGGAGTACTGGGGTCTGGTTCAGCAGCAAGCAATGGACTAAGGGGGGGGAGTAGTGAGGAGAATCCCCATCCTTACCCCCGCCCACCAGCACCCTATTTATTATCCTCTCCAGTCACACCTTATTTATAACCCTTCCCCCTCTAACAGGAGCTTTCCCCCCACTATTTATCCTTTCTtaatctgctgggagagcaataccgtggtgcacagacaatccaggaactttttggaaagtgtaggggacaatttcctggtgcaagtgctggaggaaccaagtaggggcagagctcttctagacctgctgctcacagcccaggaagaattagtaggggaagcaaaagtggatggggaCCTAGGAGGCactgaccatgagatggtcgagttcaggatcctgacacaaggaagaagggagagcagcagaatacgggccctggacttcagaaaagcagactttgactccctcagggaactgatgggtagaagcccctgggagaataacatgagggggaaaggagtccagagagctgactgtattttaaagaatccttattgaggttgcaggaaaaaaacatcccgaggtgtagaaagaatagtaaatatggcaggcgaccagcttggctaaacagtgaaatccttgctgatcttaaacgcgaaaaagaagcttacaagaagtggaagcttggacaaatgaccagggaggagtacaaaaatattgctcaggcatgcaggagtaaaatcaggaaggccaaatcacacttggagttgcagctagcaagagatgttaagagtaacaagaagggtttcttcaggtatgttggcaacaagaagaaagtcaaggaaagtgtgggccccttactgaatgagggaggcaacctagtgacagaggatgtggaaaaagctaatgtactcactgctttttttgcctctgtcttcatgaacaaggtcagctcccagattgctgcactgggcagcacagtatggggagaaggtgaccagccctctgtggagaaagaagtggttcgggactatttagaaaaagtggacaagcacaagtccatggggccggatgcgctgcatccgagggtgctaaaggagttggcggatgtgattgcagagccattggccgttctctttgaaaactcatggcgatcaggggaggtcccggatgactggaaaaaggctaatgtagtgcccatctttaaaaaagggaagaaggaggatccagggaactacaggccagtcagtctcacctcactccctggaaaaatcatgtagCAGGTGATCctaaggaatcaattctgaagcacttagaggagaggaaagtgatcaggaacagtcagcctggattcaccaagggcaagtcatgcctgactaacctaattgccttctatgatgagataactgggtctgtggatgaggggaaagcagtggatgtgttatttcttgactttagcaaagcttttgatacggtctcccacagtattcttgccagcaagttaaagaagtatgggctggatgaatggaatgtaaggtggatagaaagctggctagatcgtcaggctcaactggtagtgatcaatggctccatgtctagttggcagccggtttcaagcggagtgccccaagggtcggtcctggggccggttttgttcaatatcttcattaattatctggaggatggcgtggactgcaccctcagcaagtttgcagatgacactaaactgggaggagtggtagatacgctggagggtagggataggatacagagggacctagacaaattagaggattgggccaaaagaaacctgatgaggttcacaaggacaagtgcagagtgctgcacttaggacggaagaatcccattcactgttacagactagggaccgagtggctaggcagcagttctgcagaaaaggacctaggggttaccgtggacgagaagctggatgtgagtcaacagtgtgcccttcagtaaagcgtttgatactgtactgcacgagcaattattggttaaattggaaaagatggggatcgatatgaaaatccagagggggataaggaactggttaatggggagactgcagtgggtcgtattgaagggtgaactgtcaggttggagggaggtcaccagtggagttcctcaaggttcggttttgggacccattttatttaatctatttattactgacctcggaaccaattgtaggagtgggctgataaagtttgcggatgacacaaagctgggaggtattgccaattctgAG is a genomic window of Chrysemys picta bellii isolate R12L10 chromosome 7, ASM1138683v2, whole genome shotgun sequence containing:
- the LSMEM2 gene encoding leucine-rich single-pass membrane protein 2; translated protein: MPREAGEDTAVKSDTSSPREPIDLNGNDLAEINLHSVESISDLYWVSGGHKAAEGNSPSQSTTPQTPQAHSTKRRVAGSALLPTLRAVRTTPICPCFRPACCRTALFALLGALVLASLALATLAVYLSVLQSESLRVLSQWLEAQEESVRQMRATSLQLWKRLNISEAGDQM